The Syntrophorhabdales bacterium genomic sequence CCTCGCCGCCCCGGATGAGAAATCGCCGGAGCAAGGTAGGTCCTATAACCGCAGAACCGGGAAGTGGGCCGAAGGCGGCAGGGTGGCGGAGGGGCCGGCAGTAGCGACGATGCGGGGTAATGCCCGCGGAGCGAAGCGGCCCTGCTCGTGGTATTCCTTCTTTCAACAGGGTGACGCAGGGGTGCGCTGATAATGACGCCCATCAGTCTGCAGGATCTGAGAAAGAGGATGTACGCAGTGGCGAAAGCCGACAAGCACCACCGATTCTGGGGCCTGTATGTGCACATTTGCAAGGAAGAGACATTGCAGGAAGCTTACCGGGCCGCACGACAGAACAACGGGGCGCCGGGAATAGACGGCGTCACCTTCGAGATGATCGAACGGGACGGCGTGGATGTCTTCCTTGCAGGCATACGGGAGGAGTTGCTCTCAGAGACGTACCTCCCCATGAGGAACCGGAGAAAAGAGATACCGAGTAATGGAAAAATGAGAATCTTAGGTATCCCGTGTATCCGGGACCGCGTGGTGGAGGGAGCGCTGAAACTGATTCTCGAACCGATCTTTGAAGCCGATTTCCAGGAAGGCTCCTACGGCTACCGCCCGGGAAAGAAAGCCCACGAGGCAGTCGACCGAGTGGCAAGCGCCGTGGTCCGCAACAAGACACGGGTTATCGATCTTGACCTGAAAGCCTATTTCGACAATATCTCACACTCCATGCTCCTTCAGAAGGTGGCCCGAAGAGTTGCGGATGACAAGGTACTGAGGCTCCTCAAGCTCATGCTTGCTGCCAACGGCAGGAGAGGAGTCCCGCAGGGCGGGGTAGCCTCCCCGCTGCTCGCGAACATCTGCTTGAACGAGGTCGACGCGATGCTCGAACGCATGAAACGCACGACGAGCAAATCGGGCTTCACCTACGTTGAATATGCCCGATATGCAGATGACCTCGTGGTACTGGTCGATGGTTATGGCGGGAAGTGGGAGTGGCTCCTCACCGAGGTCTATACAAAGCTTCTTGAGGAATTGGCGCGCATCAACGTGCAGGTGAATACGGAGAAGACGAGACTGGTAGACATGATGAAGGGAGAGACGTTCAGCTTTCTCGGTTTTGACTTCCGGAGGATGAAGGCGAAAAGCGGAAAATGGACGGTGTGGACGACACCGAGGATGAAGGCAAGGACAAAGCTCCTGCGGAACCTCAAGGACATCTTCCGGCGTTTCGTATCACAGCCCGTCGACCGGGTCATTGCCTTGATCAATCCGAAGCTCAGGGGCTGGATGAACTACTTCCGGATAGGCAATGCAGGCACATGCTTCTCCTATATCAGGGATTGGGTAGAGAAGAAAGTTAGGAGGCATCTTCAGAGGGCACGGAACTGGCGGGGTTTTGGTTGGAAGAGGTGGAGTAGGGAGTGGCTGTATAAGAACCTTGGCCTCTACAATGATTACAAGGTTCGGTACTACCGCCCCGAAAGCGCTGCCAGCCGGTAGGCATCATAAGCCTTTGTGTGAAGCCAAGAGGAAAGCCCATTGCGGGAAATCCGCACGATGGGTTTGACGTGGCGGAGGTTGGAAACGTGGCATGGTTGAGATGATGTGACACTCGCGACGCGAAAGGGCGAGCAAACGGGGAACACAAACATCAACCTAAACCGGCGCGCCAATCTTCGACCCTACCGGGGAGAGGTTACAGGAAACCGGTGGCTGCAAGGTCATACGGCGCCTGTAACCTACTCTACTCTGCAAGAAACGCTGAGCCAGTACTATGAACATTTCTAGGTGCTGTACGTACGAAACCTGCTTTGTCTTGTTATTTCAGTTAGTTACATACCATTTTTCATTATCTCTTTTCTGTGTTTCGCTGTCAAGAGAATTCTTTGCTTTTGTCTTTGCCGTTTTGGGGCCGTCACTATCATACATAGTGTAACCATCTTCCGTGTCGCCGCCGTACTGTGGAACTGTGGGAAGGTGAGAGAGCTTTCCATAGTTCCACAGTGAGTCCTGGTTTTGCTGTTGTGCGCGCGGAGCTC encodes the following:
- the ltrA gene encoding group II intron reverse transcriptase/maturase is translated as MTPISLQDLRKRMYAVAKADKHHRFWGLYVHICKEETLQEAYRAARQNNGAPGIDGVTFEMIERDGVDVFLAGIREELLSETYLPMRNRRKEIPSNGKMRILGIPCIRDRVVEGALKLILEPIFEADFQEGSYGYRPGKKAHEAVDRVASAVVRNKTRVIDLDLKAYFDNISHSMLLQKVARRVADDKVLRLLKLMLAANGRRGVPQGGVASPLLANICLNEVDAMLERMKRTTSKSGFTYVEYARYADDLVVLVDGYGGKWEWLLTEVYTKLLEELARINVQVNTEKTRLVDMMKGETFSFLGFDFRRMKAKSGKWTVWTTPRMKARTKLLRNLKDIFRRFVSQPVDRVIALINPKLRGWMNYFRIGNAGTCFSYIRDWVEKKVRRHLQRARNWRGFGWKRWSREWLYKNLGLYNDYKVRYYRPESAASR